In a genomic window of Ipomoea triloba cultivar NCNSP0323 chromosome 3, ASM357664v1:
- the LOC116011893 gene encoding beta-galactosidase-like, producing MEGFVAKIVNMMKSERLFEPQGGPIIMSQIENEYGPVEWEIGAPGKAYTKWFTQMAVGLKTGVPWIMCKQEDAPDPMMPRRRRTANTSVDAARVSDAIAH from the exons ATGGAAGGATTTGTTGCGAAAATTGTCAACATGATGAAGTCAGAGAGGCTGTTTGAACCTCAAGGTGGACCTATTATTATGAGTCAG ATTGAAAACGAGTATGGACCGGTGGAGTGGGAAATTGGTGCTCCAGGTAAAGCGTATACAAAATGGTTTACACAAATGGCTGTAGGTCTCAAAACTGGTGTTCCTTGGATCATGTGCAAACAAGAGGATGCCCCCGATCCCATG ATGCCACGGAGGAGGAGAACCGCAAATACTAGTGTTGATGCAGCAAGAGTGTCTGATGCGATTGCACATTGA